Genomic DNA from Gossypium hirsutum isolate 1008001.06 chromosome A01, Gossypium_hirsutum_v2.1, whole genome shotgun sequence:
ACCCAAccctatacttaggtgagcatgaGTATACTTGCTATTCACACAAATAATCAAACACTTGGGCAGCCTAATTCAACACAATAAAAGACACAATAAAAGTTTAGCTTACTTGATTCTTGcatatactttttaaaaataacatacgcTTATAATTCCATATCTAACTTTCTTTGTaccaaagaaaacatattaacAGAGTTCGTCTCCTATTCATTTCCCCTGCTTCTGATATTGCAGCTCCTTGGTCAGGCAATGGAAGGTGTTTTAAAGGGTTAAAAACGTTGGCTTAGATAGCGAAAGAAAGTTGCTTGGAACTGCTCCAATTGTGCAAAACATTACCAAAAACGTCATAGAATTTAATGCTAACTTCAGTAGGAGTCATTTCCACTGACATGAAACCTTGTCCATCATGATAAAATTTCAGTTCTTGTGGATTCCACCAACTCACGTCTCCCCTCCATGCCTTTGATCCCCCTCCACTTGTCATGAATTGGGTTCCACTACATTGTTTTGGGGACCATAATCAACCATTTTAGTCACTAccctttttccaaattttaagtTACAAAAAGATATACCAGTCACTGCTGCTTATGTGCTGTAAGCAATGGTCATGCCCATTAATATAAAGATCAACGTCGTATGTCTGAAGAAGTGGAAGGAGATGAATGTTAAGCTCCTTAGTGTTCCCATGGTGTCCTGCACTCTTGATTGCATGGTGACCTACTACTATCTTCCACTTTGCTCTGGATTCTCCTATTGCCGATTCCACTTCCTATACATCAATATTGCCACCCACATTTATAACATCTGAATCCGAAACATATTCGAATACgagaattttaaaagaaaaagtaccATCAAGAGATTGTTAAGGTATTTCTCTCTGGGTAATATGGTTTTCCAGTCATAAACATGATCTTCTGGGTCAGAGAAGTATTTGGTCACGAATGGAGTAGTGTCCACAAAGAAAAATTCTGCTATTTCTGCCAACAATAATGAGagccaaaaagaaaattaaaatatggtaaaaagaaaaaaaggttaataaaatTAGATATTTGGGTTAATTACCAGGTCCAGCATTGAGGACAAAAGATCTCAAACAAAGCCATCTGCTATCCATCTTTGTAAGGATGGGACTTAATTGAGCCTCAGCGTTGCCCCTATAATCATGATTACCCAACACTGccaccaaaataaataaattaaattcccATTTTAGAATTAGTATTTAAAAATCGATTGCATGGGGTTGAAGATTCGTACCATTGTACCATTGTTTTTGCAAGCTGGGAGCTGTATAAATATCAGTGAAGGATTGATGGAACAATGGATCGTCAACGGCGGTCAAACCATTGTCGTAAAAATTATCGCCGGTTGAGATTATGAAGTCGATATCTAATTGCTCTCCGATTTTCCCCATCTGAgccattaaatttttatcattaaattaaaaaatcaatgttTTATCGATATATCTTAtggttttttatataaaaaataaaattgcttTGAGTAATTTGTAATAATGGTTTACTACCTATTTTGGATCTTATActatacaaaaattatcaaattggtccttaaagaaattttttttgtcattttagccAGTATACTTTCTTTCCATTTATCCGTTACTATTTCAAAAAGCACTAAGTAAACCAATGAAGTGATACCactgtgatgaaaaaaaattcaaaataatatcataaattcaaaaaaaatcataaaatccaaaaagacaaaaaaaaggcttaaaaattctaaaaactaaagattcattaattaa
This window encodes:
- the LOC107934526 gene encoding purple acid phosphatase 8, whose translation is MVVPTKKAMNQRLVSWTLVVGLFVISCVAELERFEHAGKPDGSLSFLVVGDWGRRGHYNQSQVAFQMGKIGEQLDIDFIISTGDNFYDNGLTAVDDPLFHQSFTDIYTAPSLQKQWYNVLGNHDYRGNAEAQLSPILTKMDSRWLCLRSFVLNAGPEIAEFFFVDTTPFVTKYFSDPEDHVYDWKTILPREKYLNNLLMEVESAIGESRAKWKIVVGHHAIKSAGHHGNTKELNIHLLPLLQTYDVDLYINGHDHCLQHISSSDCGTQFMTSGGGSKAWRGDVSWWNPQELKFYHDGQGFMSVEMTPTEVSIKFYDVFGNVLHNWSSSKQLSFAI